TGCCTCTGGCATCTAGAGCCGTCTGATAGGCCTGATCCGCTCGGGCCAGGGCACGGGCGGCCAGGGCTCCAACGGCGATCGCCTTACTCAGGGCATCGTTAGCCAGATTGAGGGCCTGATTGGCCGTGCTCAGGGCCTTGTTGGCTGTGCCTTTGGCATCTAGGGCAGTTTGATAGGCCTGATCAGCCCTGGTCAAGGCCCTTTGGGCCAGGGAGCCAGCGGCGATCGCTTTGCTCAGGGCATCATTCGCCAGACTCAAAGCACGGTTTGCTAATTGGTAGGCAGCATTGGCTGTGCCCTTTGCATCCAGGGCTGTAGACCGTGCCTCAGATGCCATAGCCAGAGCACGGGCTGCCAGCTCTAACGCATTCCTGGCAGTCATCAAAGCACGGGCTCCCAGAGCAGCCAATATCCCCAGTTCATTTTCAATCCGGTCCGCTCTCTGCTCTAGGGCAGCGACTCTTCCCCGCAATCCCAGCGCGATCGCCAGATCTGACAAGATGCCCAATAACTGAGACCGTAGATCCTCAATCAGGGCTAGTAAAAACCGCCTGACTTCAGTAATTTGATTCCTCAATTCGTTGATGGTTGATGATACGAATTGCCTCAAACCTGAAAGCTCAGAAATAAAAAATTGCCGTAGTCTGGCCAGTTCTCCAAACACTGAACCTCGTAATTCTTCTAATTCTGACTTGAGGGCATACTTGCCTGAAAGTGCATCAATCTTTGCGCTCAATCTGGCAATTTCTGCTTTAAGTTCAGCACATGAATCAGCCATGGTTACAGCCTTTGATGGATGGACCTAATCTGACTAGCAAGCTCGGCACAGGGGAGGCAGCAGTAGCCAGGATAGCCATCCTTGGGACATTTACACTGACCCTCTGGGCAACCATCCTCACAGGAAACCTCAAAGTCACACCTGTCTACAACTTTGGAAAAAAGTAGAGTGCCGTTATGGAAAATCTTCAATGTTGTCGCGCTAGAACCTGGTGAAAACTGCTGATTTGTGAAGGTAATTCTTCCCGCAAAACAGCTAAAAGTTTCTAGAATCAGCCGCTCAACTCCAGCACAATTTCCCCATAAATCCCATCGCTCACCATTGCGACACCCAGAGGAGGGAACTGACTTCAAATAGTAGGATTCATTCGCAAATCCATCAAATGTATAGGAGCTAGTAATCCCAATTTCAGCCCTGTAGGAAAGGGTCCAGCTCCCAGCTACTCCACATTGGGAAGGGTTCTCACAGGTAATGTCGATCGGGGTCGGAGATACGGTTACCTGATCCTTCTGACCTCCAGAAAAGAAGCTGACCGTTGCAGAAGCTTTTCCCAGACAGAAACTCATAGCTTCTCCAGAAGAATGTCTGTGTAGATTTCCTGTTCTGCATTCGGGAACTTCACCCAGCTCCCCAACCCCTGCACACTGGAACGATTAGTGATGTATTGCAGCTTGAAGCTATCCCCAGCCCCTGCACTGAACCGGCCCCTCATGGTAATGGAGCCCCCGCTGTCAAACCAAACTCCAATTGAACGCAGCAACACAGACCCATCATTTGCTTTCACAAACCGGATCGCACTCCCCCAACCATCGTAGAAAGCCTGCACCACAGAAATCCGATAGTTGCCTGGGGGGATGTTAATGATCACCCCAGAGCTGATCGATACCCCTCCGATCGTGTCGGCAACGACGGTCGTTAATTGTCGATCGGTCCAGGCATTGGCAACAGTTGTTTGGGGAAAGACTCCCCAGGCTTTTCTGTCTTGCAAGATGGCATAGCTGTTGTCCCCACCCCCGCTACTGTTACCTGGCAAGTTCTCTAATTCAGCAGAATAGTACGTATCACCTGACTGAATCAGAACTTTATCGCTTCCATTCGGAAGCACCTTATTGGGAAACTCAGAAATCAGCGCCATACTTACTCAAACTGTGAAGGGGCAATTACAGTTCCAGGGGCTAATGGGGGGGTGATGTAGCAATGGACAATGAGCTGATCAATCCGCTGGCCCGCTCTGAAATTCACCCGCCAGTACAGGCAATCCAACCGCTCATAGTATTTAGACTGGTCAAAGGTGATGGGACTGCCTGCTGGAGATGTCAGGGTTAATCCGGTTGGGGAGGTGATGTTCCCTCGAATCCGGCTCCGAAGTCGTTCCAGAATTCCAACCAGCAATTGTTCAGCCCGATTGTTCATGGTTGGGGTCAGACCTGGCAGGTCGGCCTTGGTGATGGTCAGAGTCGTCCCATCCTGAATTGCACTTGCCCCAAAGATGTCAGCCAGAGACAGGGGTTGCATTAGTAGTCGTCAGGGTCGATTCCCCCAGCGACATCCGCCTTCTGTAGATTGATCGTCAGGGTCTTCTGGCGATATTGATTCTCCCCTCGGATCACAATCTGCTCAAATCCAGCCTCAATGGTGACCTGTCGCAGCGGGTCATCTCCCTGAGCCGTTGCTGTCAGGGCTTCCATGGCCTTCACCAGAATGCCAACAAATAGAGCTTCAGCCCGATTATTCACGGCTGGGGTCAGACCTGGCAGGTCAGCTTTGGTGATGGTCAGGGTTGTCCCATCCTGAATTGCACTTGCCCCAAACACCTCGGTCAAAGTTGGTTCAGCCATAGTTTAAAGACCAAAAACTAGAACAATTGTAGTTTTAACCTCTGGCTATTTTTAGGCAAGAATTAGGCAAGATATTGCTTGACGAATGCCTCAATTTAGCTCTCAGTAAGAGTTTGAGAAGACTTAAAAACGGGATTCGAGTTCCCTATTCTCCATCCTTTCAAACTCTTGCTGGTATTGGGTTTTAAGCCGTGCCAAGAATTCTTGTGACTAAAATCTGGCCTAGAAGTAGGCGATGATTCCACTGAGAAATCGGGACTTTAACTAGAATCTGCGCTAGTTTGTTTCACACTTCCATCCTCCCAATGTGGCTACTGTGTACCCATAATCCCCTCCTGGGAGGGGTAGGGGTGGGTTCAACCCTCCTACTCCCGTTCCTAGACCCACCCCGGCCCTACGGGCCACCCCTCCCGAGAGGGGATTTCACGCGAGTCTGCTGACTTGAGCCAAACTTTTCAGAGATCTGTATACGCGGTAGCCCAATGTGGGGAAGCTACCCATCTGTGGATTTATAATCTGCATGTAGAAATTCAGCATCCCCCATGGCACACCAGCTTCCCGGTCCAAGCAGACGTTATGCTTCCCTGACTTCCCTGCTGACGCTTCTGGTGGGGTTGAACCCTGCCCTATCCAGTACTGGGATGGCATGGCCTGCAACACAGGTGAAGCCTGAACTCCCCTTCCAACTGGCTCAGGCCCAAGACCCCCGCAAAGTTGAGGCTGACCGGTTATTTCAACAGGGAATCCAACAGTATCAAGTTAGCCAGTTTGAAGCAGCGCTACAGTCCTGGCAACAAGCCCTCAAGCTCTACCAGGAACTCAAAGGCCGGCTGGGAGAGGGGCAAGCCCTCGGCAATCTGGGCCTTGCTTACTATGCTCTGGGCAATTATCCCAAGGCGATCGAGTTGCAGGAACAGCGTTTAGCCATTGCCCGGGAACTCAAAGACCGACTGGGGGAAGGAAAAGCCCTCGGCAATCTGGGCCTTGCTTACGATGCTCTGGGGAATTACCCGAAGGCGATCGAGCTGCAGGAACAGAGTTTAGCCATTGCCCGGGAACTCAAAAACCGCCTGGGGGAGGGGCAAGCCCTCGGCAATCTGGGTGTTGCTTACTATGCTCTGGGCAATTATCCCAAGGCGATCGAGCTGCAGGAACAGCGTTTAGCCATTGCCCGGGAACTCAAAAACCGACTGGGGGAGGGGCAAGCCCTCGGCAATCTGGGCCTTGCTTACTATGCTCTGGGGAATTACCCGAAGGCGATCGAGCTGCAGGAACAGAGTTTAGCGATTGCGCGGGAAATCAAAGACCGACTCGGCGAGGGGCAATCCTTAGGCAATCTGGGCATTGCTTACTTGTCTCTGGGGAATTATCCCAAAGCGATCGATTACCAGGAACAGCGTTTAGCGATTGCGCGGGAAATCAAAGACCGGCGGGGGGAGGGGAATGCCCTCGGCAATCTGGGCCTTGCTTACTGGGCTCTGGGGAATTACCCGAAGGCGATCGATTACCAGGAACAGAGTTTAGCGATTGCCCGGGAAATCAAAGACCGACGCAGCGAGGGGAATGCCTTAGGCAATCTGGGCATTGCTTACTTTTCTCTGGGGAATTATCCCAAAGCGATCGAGTACCAGGAACAGCGTTTAGCGATTGCGCGGGAAATCAAAGACCGACTCGGCGAGGGGCAATCCTTAGGCAATCTGGGAAATGCTTACTGGTCTCTGGGGAATTATCCCAAAGCGATCGAGTACCAGGAACAGCGTTTAGCGATTGCGCGGGAAATCAAAGACCGACTCGGCGAGGGGGATGCCTTAGGCAATCTGGGAGTTGCACGATTTAATGCTGGCCAACTCCCCCAGGCAGAACAGGATTTACTGGCTGCGATTGCAGTCTTTGAGTCCTTACG
The Leptolyngbya sp. 'hensonii' DNA segment above includes these coding regions:
- a CDS encoding tetratricopeptide repeat protein, whose protein sequence is MAHQLPGPSRRYASLTSLLTLLVGLNPALSSTGMAWPATQVKPELPFQLAQAQDPRKVEADRLFQQGIQQYQVSQFEAALQSWQQALKLYQELKGRLGEGQALGNLGLAYYALGNYPKAIELQEQRLAIARELKDRLGEGKALGNLGLAYDALGNYPKAIELQEQSLAIARELKNRLGEGQALGNLGVAYYALGNYPKAIELQEQRLAIARELKNRLGEGQALGNLGLAYYALGNYPKAIELQEQSLAIAREIKDRLGEGQSLGNLGIAYLSLGNYPKAIDYQEQRLAIAREIKDRRGEGNALGNLGLAYWALGNYPKAIDYQEQSLAIAREIKDRRSEGNALGNLGIAYFSLGNYPKAIEYQEQRLAIAREIKDRLGEGQSLGNLGNAYWSLGNYPKAIEYQEQRLAIAREIKDRLGEGDALGNLGVARFNAGQLPQAEQDLLAAIAVFESLRDRLTDSQKVSIADTQFRAYNNLQRVLIAQNKVEPALEIAERGRARAFAELLAKRTQEKETLAIQPIQIAAIQQVAREQKATLVEYANLYDEQLFIWVVKPTGEVAFRQVDLKPLQQQKTSLANLVAAARCLGAIGCEESVLSRGSQQLAYNSAQGDRQFGQPPVTTIKNDYLQQLHKLLIDPIADLLPKNPNERIIFVPQGSLFLLPFAALQDDQGQYLIDYHTIGIAPSIQVLQLTRQQRSASRTGEILLVGNPT